In the genome of Candidatus Phytoplasma solani, the window ATATAAGTTTTGATTAAACTTTAGTTTATTTAATATTATTGTATTTGCTGTAAATATCTTTTTTGCTTTTTTTTCGATCTTGAGCAACTTGCAATAAAGCTTCTTTTTGACTTAAACCTAATTTTAAATAAAAATCAACGTGTTGAGCTACACTTAAAAAAAGCAAATGTTGATGCTCATTTTTATTACCCTCTACTAAAATTACATATTCACCTTTGTAAATAAGATTTTCTTTTAAAATATCTTCAAGATTGCCGTTGATAATAGTTTCAAATTTTTTAGTTAGTTCACGCGCTAAAGATATTTTGCGATTGCCATAAAGTTGATAAATTAACAATAAAGTTTTTTTGATTCTGTAAGGAGATTCATAAATAATAAGGGTTTCATTAGCGTTTTGGTATTTTAATAATTCTTTTTTCAAAGTTTGATTAAAACGTGATAAAAATGATAAAAAAATAAAAGGAGCGGTTAGGTTAGAAGTTATAAAAGCAGTTAAAAAAGCAGAAGCTCCTGGAATAGCTACTACATTAAAACTTTTTTTTTGCACTTCACTCACTAAAGAAAAACCAGGATCACTAATTAAAGGAGTTCCAGCATCACTAATCAAAGCTAAGTTTTTACCTTGCGATAATAACTCTAAAATTTGAGGTAATCTACTTTTTTGATTGTGTTCATAACAAGAAAGCAAAGGTTTTTTAATCTGATAATGTTCTAAAAGTTTTTTGGAGTTTCTTGTATCTTCGGCTAAAATCAAAAAAACTTCTTTTAAAACTTTGACAGCTCGGAAAGTGATATCTTCCAAATTACCGATAGGGGTTGCGATTAAATATAAAGTTGCCTGGTTATTACAAAAACTTTTTTGGTGAAATAACATATTTTTTTACCTTATTCAAAAAAATAGGACTAACTTTTTTAATGATAACTTTTAAATTATTTTTGATCTTCTAATTCTATCATTAAAGCAAAAAAGATATTTTGAGGATTAACTAAATGAGGTTTTTTTTGATGATATTTTTTAATAATTTGTAAAATATTTATGTTTTGTTGTAAAGTTAAATTTTGAAATGAAGATTTATAGTTATTTTGATTTTCAAAATAAATAGGTAATTGTTTTTTTTCATAAAACAAATCTAAAAACCATCTTAATAAAACTGATACAAAATCAATCAAAAAATCACTAAAAGAATTTATAAGAACAGGAGTAAAATAAAAAGTTGAAAAAGACAATTTTAAAGAAGTTGTTTTTGGCCACTGATCAATAAAAAACAAAAAGCAACTTCGAAAATGTTGATAATAATCACTTGTAACAAAAGTCATGGTTTGACTTGAGGAAGAATTAATCAAAGGGTTTAAATAAAAATCCAAAGAATCTTTTGATAATTTTTGACAATCAGATAAAAAAGGCGTTAATAGTTGTTGTCCCCCGTTATTAATATTAATAACTTGGCAACGAGAAACAATTGTGGATAAAACTTGATCTAAATTGCTAGTCAACAAAAAACCTATTGTATTGTTTGGAGTATTTTCCAAAAAATGAAGCAAACTATTAGCTGCTGGTAGAGTAGTTTTTTCAATTTCTTCAATAACATAAATTCTTTCTTTTCCAAATAAAGAACCTTGATGAAACACTTTTTGCAATTGCATTATTTGATCTTTTTTAAAAAGATGATCGTCTTTATTTAAATAATAAAAATTAGGATATGTACCATCTATTAAAGCTTGTTTTAAAAAAAGATGATCATTTTGAGGATCTTTTGATTTAAATATTTGATAAGATAATTCAAAAACAAATTCTTTTCTTTGGGGAAGGGTTAACCCTGTGATTAAATAAAGGTGGGATAATTTGTTGTTTTGAATTATTTTAAAAAATGTATTTATAAATGATTGGTGCTGCATAATAAATTTTTTACTTTTTGATAAATTAGAGAAGATAATTGAGATAAAGAATTATTGGCTTTAATTTTAATAATACGTTTGTTTTCTTGTTGAGCTAGTTCTAAATAACCTTCACGAATTTTTTGATAAAATTCAAGTTTTTCTAAATCAAGACGATTTTGTTTATTAGAGCGAAAAAGAGATAATCTTTTTTTAGCCATCATAGGATCTAAATCAAGGTAAAAAGTAATATTAGGTAAATGTTTTAAAGCAAAATCGTTAATCTGAGCAATATAATGTTTTCCTAATTGTCTAGCATATCCTTGATAAACAAAAGAAGAATCTAAATAACGATCACAAATAACAATGTTTTTCTTTTTTAAAGCGGGAAGAATCACATTATTTAAATGTTCATTCCTGTCAGCAGCATAAAGCAAAGCTTCCGTTTTGAAATCAATAGGTGGCATTACAGGATTTAAAAGTTTTTCTCTAATAAAACTAAAAGGTTTGTAGCCACCAGGTTCTTTAGTTAAAACAACTTGATAATTGTCTTTCGTTAACTTTTTAGATAAAATACGGGCTAAAGTTGTTTTTCCTGCTGCCTCGCCTCCTTCAAAAGAAATAAACATAATGATTTTATTAATTCTCCTTTTTTTTGTTTTATTCAACCTAAAAGATTTAATTTTGGTAAAAACTAAAAATAAATAAACTAAAGAACAATTTAATAAAAAATTGTTTTCAAAATTAATCCTTTAGCTGGAGCCAAAAAAGAAGCTTTTTTATTGGTTTTTCGCAATAACATAGCTTCAAAAAGCTCTAAAGACATCTTATTTTTACCAATTTCAATTAAACTTCCTACTATAAAACGAACCATATATTTAAGAAAACCATCTGCATGAAAAATTAAAATATAATGTTTTGCAGTTTCTTTAACAAAAGCACGGAAAATAGTTTTATTAAAATTTTTAGCTTGTTTTTCGTTAGTAAAAGAGGTGAAATCATGTTTACCAACAATCAGATTAATAGCTAATTTAATTTTATCAAAATTAAGACCAGCAAAAAATACTTGAAAATGATAATTAAAAGCGTTTAAAGGATTCTTTGCAAAAAAATATTGATAAATTTTTGATTTAACCAAATAACGAGCGTGAAAAGTAGAAGTAACTTTTTTGATTGTTTTAACTCTAATATCTGGTGGCAAAAGATGATTAAGGGTGTGTTTAAAATGGCGAGATTTAAGAAAAAAAGAAATTTTAAAATGGATTGTTTGTCCTTGGGCATGCACTCCTTTATCGGTTCTACTAGCTGCAATAGTATCAATTTGACAATGAGTCATTAATTTTAAAGTATTTTCTAATGTTTGTTGGATAGTCTTTGTTTGAGGTTGTTTTTGATAGCCACAATAACAAGTTCCATCATAACTTAAAACTAATTTATAAAAATGATGTTCCAAAAATACCTCCTTGTTAAGTTAAAACCAAGAAAAACCAAAAAAACACTAATATTTAAAAAAATATATCATTAACTAATTATTATTATAACATAAAAACCATATAAAAACACTAGTTATCTCCCAAAATATTTTAAAGGTTAAATGAAAAAATTTAAACTCATAATCACTTTTAATATAAGATTAAAAAAACAGATATTTTAATGGTTTTAATAGATAAAAAAATAACCCTATTTGATCAAAATTAAAAGTTTTTTTTACATAACTATAAAAATAATTAAAAAATATTTTAAAGTTAACTTTTTTAATAATTTTACTAAAAGTAACTATTTGTTTTAACCTTTTAAATCTTTTTTTGTAGTTGAGATACAAAAAAAAGCTAAATTATTTATTAATAAACAATCTAGCTTGTTTTTAGTTTTAGCAATATTTTTGTTTGCAAACATTTATTAGTAATGATTGATTTTTAAATTTTATCTTCATAAGTGGTATTTTCTTTTTTAGTTTTGCGATAAAAAGGAATAAAAAAAGATAAAGTAGTAATAAAACAAATTAAATTACCTAAAAAAAGACTGAAACCAACTTTATGGACTTCATTAAAACTACTGAAAATAGGAGCACTAAAAAGAAAAAGAAAAAAAATACCAGAAATAATTCTTAAAAGATTCATATTTAAAGCAATTTTTGTTTTTTTAAAACAAACAAAAAAACTACATAAAATAATAGAAAAACAAGTTAACCATAAACCTGTTGTTTCATAAAAAAATAATATTCGAAAGGCGGCGGATTGTGTTTTTGTATCTGATGCACACGCTAAATTATGATAATTTTCACCCGTCATTAAATACAAAATTTTTCCATAACAAAAAAGATGAATTAAAGTTCCTACGAAAGCTAAAAGAACAATTAAAATAATAATTTTTTTAAAGGTTTCAAAAACTCGATTCATTTTTTTTTGCCCTAAATTTTGAGAAATAATAGTATTTTGGGAATCAGCAAAAGAATTGATAATATTAAAAAAAATATTATTAACAGATACTGCTAAAACTAATTGAGCATCAATATTTGTTCCATCGTCATAATTTGTTTTAACAACCATACTAATAATTATTTTACCTAGATTAAAAACTATAATACTTATACAAATAGGAATAGATAAGGTAAAAAGATTTTTCAAAAAAATTTTATCAAAACGAAATTTTTTTGAAAAAATTTTTAAATAGTTTTTTTGATTCAAAAACAAAAACCAAAAGGTAAATAAAGTAACAGAAGCATGAGCAATTAAAGTAGCCCAAGCTAAAGATTTCATTTGGTTTTTAATTTCAAAAAAAACCAAAGACAAAATAATTTTAATGGCGATATTTGATAATGTCACCCATAAAACAATTTTATTATTTCCTTTAGCTCGTTCTAAAGCTAAAAAGACTATATTAATGATAATGCAAACAAGTGAGCAAAAAATAATAAGATAGTATTTTTTTAAATCTTCCTGTTTATTTCCTTGATAATTAACAATATGTTCCAAAATAAGTGTTTTAAAAAAAACAGTACATAAAATAGCAATAATTAACCCTATAATAATAGTTAATACAAAAGTTTGCGAAAGATATAGACGCATTTTTTCAAGATTTTTGCGTCCATAATTGCGACCCACTAAAATAACGCCAGCAGTGGCAATAGAAGCCCCAAAAGAAATGAAGATGTCTTTGAGTAAGTGGATGCGATTGATAGATGATACAAGTTCATCATCAATTTTTAATTTTTTTCGTAATAAAAAAATATCATAAGAATTAAAGATAGCTTGAAAAACTAAATAAATAGTAATAGGAAATGTAACATATAAAATTACTTTCCACAAATTTCCTTCTAACAAAAACTTTCTTTTTTTTTCTTCGGAAATCATAAATTTTTTTTTATCAATTTGCTCTTTTTTTTGAAATATCATAAAACCTCCAATAATTGTTTGTTTTGACGATAAGCAAAAAAAGTTTTCAAAATACTAACAACATCATATATTCTATCAAAAATAAAATTTTTTTAAACAGGTAAATGATTAATCTAAGAAACTTATTTAAAATAACTTCCATATAATGAAGTAAAAAAAAGGCAATAAAAGTTTAGTCTAAAATTAAAAAACAACTAAAAATATTGTATTTAGTTTTTTTATAATTTGTTTGTCTAAACATCTTTTTTTATTTTTTTTAAAAACTATTGTTATTGTTGGAGGATAAATAAAAAGGTAAAAATTTTAATTTAAATTAGACTTTAAAAGTCTATAGTGGGGGCTATTTATAATAAACCAGAAAAAAAAGATAAAAACGGTAACATTCCAAAAGAAAAAAACCGACACCAGACCAAAAAAACAGCAACTACCTAAAAACAAAAAATATTATTAATATTAAAGCTAAATTGTTTATTAAAAATCCAAACTGCTTATTTTTTAATAATAAACAATTTGGATTTAATGTTATTCTTTTTTTTGGTTCAGTTTTTTTGGGCACTCTACAACAATTTTGAAATTTAATAAAATATGTTAAAAATCTTTAACAACTATTTTTTTTAAATTGTAAAAATTAGTATATATAAAATACAATTTTAATTGTTAATTTTTAAACCTAACCAAAAGGTAAATTTCGTTTTTGTTCTTACCGGTTTTTTTCTTAAAATATTGCAATTTCATTATTTTATAATAAATTAGCAAAACGATCAAAAAAAATGAAAGAGTCTTGTTGGATTTTAGAAGTGACAATAAATTCTAAATTTAAAGGCCAATGATGATATTTTAAGGTTAACAAAAAGCGATAATAATTATTTTTTTTTGGAATCATTGACAAAACAGGACCTAAAACTTTAAATTTTGGAGAGCAAGTAGTTTCTAAAATAACTTTAATTTGACAAGCAATATCAAAAGTTTTTTTAAAGTTTTTATGAGCAATCAAAATTTTACTCAGATAACCAAAAGGTGGTGTTTGAGTCATTAATCTTTCTTGTAATAGTTGTTTTAAAAAATTAACCTCATCATAAAGAACAGCTTTTTTAATAGCAAAATGTTCTAAATTATAACTTTGAACAATTACTTGACCTTCTTTTTTTCTGGCACAACGTCCAGCGGCTTGAATTAATAATTGAAATGTTTTTTCAGCAGCTTTAAAAGTAGGAATTTTTAAAAGAGTATCTGCCATCAATATTCCTACTAAGGTAACTTGGTGAAAATCAAGCCCTTTGGCAATCATTTGCGTTCCTAACAAAATATCGGCTTTTTGCTCTTGAAAATCATACCACAATTTTTCATATTGAGCTAAATGGGTGACATTATCTGAATCAAGTGTAATTATTTTAGTTTTAGGAAAATTTTTTTGCAAATGATTTTGAATATATTCAATCCCCACTCCTAAAGCTTTAACGGTTTTTTTGTGACAATTACTACATTGAATAGTGAAATCTTTTTGATAGCCGCAATAATTACATTTTAAAATTTGTTTTTGATTATAAAAAGTTAGGCTATTATTACAATTTTGACATTTAGGAACAAAACCACAAAAACGACATAAAACAAAAGGCGCAAACCCTTTAGTATTGATAAATAAAATAGCTTGTTCACCTTTGATTAAAGTTTGTTGTAAGGCATGTTTCAAATCCATGGAAAATGGTTCTAAATTACCGCTTTTTAATTCTTCTTTCATGTCAACTAATTTAATAGGTGGCAAAATGTTGATTAAAGCTCTTTTATTTAACTTTAAAAGTTTGTATTTCTTTTGAAAAACTTGATAATAACTTTCTAAAGAGGGGGTGGCACTTCCAAGTATTAAAGGAATTTGATGATAATTGGCTCTTATTTGGGCTAATTCTTTAACATCATAAGGAGTTTTTATTTTTTCTATTAATGATTCATCATGTTCTTCATCAATAATGATAATACCTAAATGATGCAGAGGCGCAAAAATAGCACTTCTCGTTCCTAAAACAATTTGAGCTTCTTGGGATGTAATTTTTGTGAATTGATCTTGTTTTTGTAAAGGGGTTAAATAACTATGCAAAACAACTATTTTAATCTTTTCAAATTTAGCTTCTAAACGTTGGATTAAAGGAGCAATTAAGATAACTTCAGGAACTAAAAACAACACTTGTTCTTTTTTTTTAAAAATTTTTGCGATCAAATTTAAATAAATTTCTGTTTTACCAGAACCCGTTTTTCCGTGCAAAAGATAAGTTTTGTATTTGTTAACATTAATGCTTTTTATCACTTTGACTTGTTCTTTATTTAATATGATTTTTTTGTCATGTTTTAGAGGTTTAAAATGATGTTTCAAAACAATAATTCTTTTTTGGAAAACCTGTAAAATAATTTTTTTTTGAAGGAGACTTTTGATAATGTTGGGTGAAGTCAGACTTAAAGCTTCTTTTCTATCGATAGCAATTATTTCTTTAGTATTTTTATTTTTGTTCCAATTTATTAATCTTTGTAGAAAGTCTTGTTCTTTTAATGTTAAATTCGATAATATTTTTAATTCCGAATTCAAAAGATAACCAATAGAGTTTTTTGTACTTTTGTTAGCTTTAACAATGTCTTTTATCAAAATAACGCCTTGTTGTGATAGTTTTTGTAAAGATTTTACAATTTTATTATTAGCGTTAATCAAAAATTTATTTTTTTTAGGAATATGATTTCGAATTGTTTCAGGGATCAATTTTGGTTTAAGAATGACAATTTCTTTTAAGTGAGTTATTAAAAAAGCTTTAGGGATAATAGTTTGATAAATCAAAGCTTTAATGCTAAAAGGAGTTTTTAACATTTCTTCTGCTAATAAAAATAATTCTTCATTAAAATAAGGTTTTTCATCTAAGATATCGATTAACTCTTTATTAGCGAAAGGACTTTCATTTTTAAAATCAATGATATAACCTAAACGATGACAATTTTTAGGGCCAAAAGGAATAATAACTCGCATCCCTTTTTGAACCAAAGGAAGAAATGTTTGAGGAATTAAATAATCAAAACATTGATTTAAAGAAGAAGTTTTAAGATCTATAATTACTTGAGCTATCAATTTGTTTGATCCTTTTCTTTCTTTAGAATTGTTATGGTATTAGAAACAACACCTAATATTTTAATTATAACAAAAAAAAGAATTTTTAATGAATTTATTTTTAAACATCTTGGCGCTATACCAAAAAACGGCAATCACCCGAAAACAAAAAATATCCAAACTAAATTGTTTATTAAAAATAAAAAGTTGGTACCGATTGTAATTTTTTAATAAATTTTTTTTCTAAATATTTTTTTTGTTACGTTGTAATTATCATTATTCATATTAAGTTATTTTATTTTCCTTTTTTTATCAAATATTCTTTATTAACTGATGTTATCTTGAAAAAAAGTACTATTTTTTAATAAAAGATATTTATTTTTAATTTAATTAAATAGTCATTTTAGAAAAAAAACAATCACCATTAATTATAATTATACATCAAAGTGTTCAAAAATATTATTTTACTAAGTTTTTTTAATTTAATCAACCATTTGAGGATTTTGTTCTTTTTAACTAGTTTACTTTTTCGGGAACAATCTACTTCAATAAATACTTTTGAAGTATTAAAATATCCCTTTTTTAATAAAAAAGAATTATAATATTTATTAGTTATTAAATATTGAAAATTATTTTTTTAATTTAACTTAAAAAAATAATTTTAATAACATATTGGATTTTTATGTAGTTAATTTTTGATATTACTTTAATTTATAAGCGATGAAATGGTATTTTGATTTCTCGAAAAAAATAAAAAAATCAATTTAAAAAGTTTATCTTAATATTTTTTATATTTAATTGTTTGTAGGGTTTGGAAAATAATTTAGATTATTTTTATTTAATTAAAATAAAAAAAGGTTGAAAAATTAGGAGTTATTTTTTTTAATAAACAATTTTTATTTTAAAAAAAGTTGTTTATTTGGTAGTTCATCATCAGTTTTTTTTATAAAGATAAAAAATACAAAAAAAGGTTCAGTTATGTTAAAAAAACAAGCTAAAGAACAAAAAATTCGTAAAATGTTGAAAAAAGTTAATCTTGATAAATTAAAAATCATTGTTTTAAAAAACTGCAGTAAAAAAACTAATTTTGAAACGAAAAATCATATTCTTTTTGTAAATCCTCAAGTTAAAGTTATTGTTGATAAAGTTTTAAAAGAAATTTTATTAAAAAAGAAACAATGATATTATTTGATTTAATTTAAATGGTTTTTTTAGCCGAAATAATTTTGATTTTTTTTAATCTCATTATTATAATTTTAATATTGCTATTGTTTTATAATAAGAAAAGATTACCAATATATCATTAACAAAATTGGTTTTGAAATAAAAAAAAGCCATCTTTGATTGAGAGCTTTTTATTGTTTTGAGTAATAATTATCTTAATTAAATGATAGGAAAAATTGTTTTATTTATTTTGAAAGCAATCTTTTTGAAATTATTGGCGGAGGAAAAGGGATTCGAACCCTTGCATCTTTTGGATCTACACGCTTTCCAAGCGTGCCTCTTTAGCCACTTGAGTATTCCTCCGATAAAGTCTTAAAAAAAGACTTTGTTATTTATTAAGAAAAATTATTTTTCTCGTTGTTATAAATTCTTAAAACATCACAAGCGATTGCTAGTTCTTCGTTGGTAGGAACAACAAAAGCCTGAATAAGTGATTGAGTAGTAGTAATTAAACCCTCTTTGCTTTGAAGTTGGTTTTTTTCGACGTCTAGTTTAAACCCTAAAATGGATAAAGAATTAATGATTTTTGATCTAAAAAAAACTGAATTTTCGCCAATACCGGCAGTAAAAACTAAAGCATCAATCCCTTTTAATAAAACGTAGTAACTAGCAATATAATCAACTATCCGTTTTACTTGAATATCAAAAGACAAACAAGATTGGAGATTGCCTTTTTTTATTTCTGCGATAATATCTCGTGCATCATTAGAAATGCCAGATACCCCAAGGTAACCTGATTTTTTATTTAAATCATCAATTACAGCAGCAATACTTTTGTTTTCTTTGTCAGCAATAAATTTGATTACTGCTGGATCAATATTGCCACTGCGAGTGCCCATAGGAACACCTTCTAAAGGGGTAAAACCCATAGAAGTATCTAAAGATTTCCCCGAATCAACCGCACACAAAGAAACTCCATTACCAGCATGACAAATAATTAGTTTCGCATCTTTTTTCTTTAAAATATGTTGCATTTTTTCAGTGATATATTTATAAGAGATTCCATGAAAACCATATTTTCTCACTTGATATTTTTGATACCAAGAATAAGGAGTGGCATATAAAAAATTAACTGCTGGAATAGTTTGGTGAAAAGTAGTATCAAAAACTCCTACTTGAAATAAAGACGGTAAAACTTTTTTAAAAGCTTTAATACTTACAAGATTAGCTGGATTGTGTAAAGGCGCCAAATCACAAAGACTTTCTATTTTGGCAATTGCTTCGTTAGTTAAAATAGTTGCATCTTGAAATAATTCTCCTCCTTGAACAATCCTATGTCCGATGCCTTCAATTTCTTCTAATTGATTGATGATTTTGTTTTGAATTAAAATGTCTAATAACAATGCGATCGCTTGTTGGTGGTTTTTAATTTCTAATGTTTTTGTTTCTTTATTGTTTTTGGTTTTAAGGGTAAAAATGGCATTAGAAAAACCAATTCTTTCGATTAAACCAGAAGCAATTAAATCTTTTTGAGGCATTTCTAATAATTGAAATTTTAAAGAAGAACTACCTGAATTGACCGACATAATTTTCATATATTTTTCTCTTTTCTCTTTTGATATCTTTTTTTCTTATAGATATTTTAATTTAACGGTTGCTTGACACAAAATTGAAAGTTATTTTTATTAATAATTAGCATTTTGATATTTTTTCTTTATTTTCATTTAGTCTACAATTTTTTTAATAAAAGATAAATCCCTACAGCATGGAAACAAGTGCCTAAGATAACAAAAAGATGCCAAATAAAATGAAAATATTTTTTATGATCTTTGATAAAAAACCAAATACCCCCACTATAAAAACAACCACCCAAAAAAATACAAATAAATAAATTTTTATTATTTGGCTTTATTAATTCATCAACAAACAATAAACCACTCCATCCTAACAAAACATAAAGGACAAGGTGTACATATTTTCCTTTTTCAAACCATAGTATTTTAGCAAGAATACCTAAAAAAACTAAAAGACATTGACAAATAAAAAGAAAATTTCCTTTGGTAATCTTACAATCTTCAATTAAAGGGACTTGTAATTCTTTTAAAAGTAACAAAATAGGAACAAAAGTTCCCCAAATAAGTAAATAAACACTAATATGATCGCTTTTTTGAAAAAATTTATGAGCTTTGGTAAAAGATAAGGAGTGATTTAAAGTACTCATCAAATAAAGAATAATAATGGAGATACTAAAAATTAAAAAAATAAATTTATTAGAAGGATTAATTTTGTTAATTTTGATGGTAAAAAAAACAAGGGTAAAAATTCCTAAAAGAATCATTAAACCATGAGAAATAGCGTTAGCAATTTCTTCGCCATAAGTTT includes:
- the rsmI gene encoding 16S rRNA (cytidine(1402)-2'-O)-methyltransferase, with the protein product MLFHQKSFCNNQATLYLIATPIGNLEDITFRAVKVLKEVFLILAEDTRNSKKLLEHYQIKKPLLSCYEHNQKSRLPQILELLSQGKNLALISDAGTPLISDPGFSLVSEVQKKSFNVVAIPGASAFLTAFITSNLTAPFIFLSFLSRFNQTLKKELLKYQNANETLIIYESPYRIKKTLLLIYQLYGNRKISLARELTKKFETIINGNLEDILKENLIYKGEYVILVEGNKNEHQHLLFLSVAQHVDFYLKLGLSQKEALLQVAQDRKKSKKDIYSKYNNIK
- a CDS encoding DNA polymerase III subunit delta', encoding MQHQSFINTFFKIIQNNKLSHLYLITGLTLPQRKEFVFELSYQIFKSKDPQNDHLFLKQALIDGTYPNFYYLNKDDHLFKKDQIMQLQKVFHQGSLFGKERIYVIEEIEKTTLPAANSLLHFLENTPNNTIGFLLTSNLDQVLSTIVSRCQVININNGGQQLLTPFLSDCQKLSKDSLDFYLNPLINSSSSQTMTFVTSDYYQHFRSCFLFFIDQWPKTTSLKLSFSTFYFTPVLINSFSDFLIDFVSVLLRWFLDLFYEKKQLPIYFENQNNYKSSFQNLTLQQNINILQIIKKYHQKKPHLVNPQNIFFALMIELEDQK
- the tmk gene encoding dTMP kinase — protein: MNKTKKRRINKIIMFISFEGGEAAGKTTLARILSKKLTKDNYQVVLTKEPGGYKPFSFIREKLLNPVMPPIDFKTEALLYAADRNEHLNNVILPALKKKNIVICDRYLDSSFVYQGYARQLGKHYIAQINDFALKHLPNITFYLDLDPMMAKKRLSLFRSNKQNRLDLEKLEFYQKIREGYLELAQQENKRIIKIKANNSLSQLSSLIYQKVKNLLCSTNHL
- the truA gene encoding tRNA pseudouridine(38-40) synthase TruA produces the protein MEHHFYKLVLSYDGTCYCGYQKQPQTKTIQQTLENTLKLMTHCQIDTIAASRTDKGVHAQGQTIHFKISFFLKSRHFKHTLNHLLPPDIRVKTIKKVTSTFHARYLVKSKIYQYFFAKNPLNAFNYHFQVFFAGLNFDKIKLAINLIVGKHDFTSFTNEKQAKNFNKTIFRAFVKETAKHYILIFHADGFLKYMVRFIVGSLIEIGKNKMSLELFEAMLLRKTNKKASFLAPAKGLILKTIFY
- a CDS encoding MATE family efflux transporter, which encodes MIFQKKEQIDKKKFMISEEKKRKFLLEGNLWKVILYVTFPITIYLVFQAIFNSYDIFLLRKKLKIDDELVSSINRIHLLKDIFISFGASIATAGVILVGRNYGRKNLEKMRLYLSQTFVLTIIIGLIIAILCTVFFKTLILEHIVNYQGNKQEDLKKYYLIIFCSLVCIIINIVFLALERAKGNNKIVLWVTLSNIAIKIILSLVFFEIKNQMKSLAWATLIAHASVTLFTFWFLFLNQKNYLKIFSKKFRFDKIFLKNLFTLSIPICISIIVFNLGKIIISMVVKTNYDDGTNIDAQLVLAVSVNNIFFNIINSFADSQNTIISQNLGQKKMNRVFETFKKIIILIVLLAFVGTLIHLFCYGKILYLMTGENYHNLACASDTKTQSAAFRILFFYETTGLWLTCFSIILCSFFVCFKKTKIALNMNLLRIISGIFFLFLFSAPIFSSFNEVHKVGFSLFLGNLICFITTLSFFIPFYRKTKKENTTYEDKI
- the priA gene encoding replication restart helicase PriA, translated to MIAQVIIDLKTSSLNQCFDYLIPQTFLPLVQKGMRVIIPFGPKNCHRLGYIIDFKNESPFANKELIDILDEKPYFNEELFLLAEEMLKTPFSIKALIYQTIIPKAFLITHLKEIVILKPKLIPETIRNHIPKKNKFLINANNKIVKSLQKLSQQGVILIKDIVKANKSTKNSIGYLLNSELKILSNLTLKEQDFLQRLINWNKNKNTKEIIAIDRKEALSLTSPNIIKSLLQKKIILQVFQKRIIVLKHHFKPLKHDKKIILNKEQVKVIKSINVNKYKTYLLHGKTGSGKTEIYLNLIAKIFKKKEQVLFLVPEVILIAPLIQRLEAKFEKIKIVVLHSYLTPLQKQDQFTKITSQEAQIVLGTRSAIFAPLHHLGIIIIDEEHDESLIEKIKTPYDVKELAQIRANYHQIPLILGSATPSLESYYQVFQKKYKLLKLNKRALINILPPIKLVDMKEELKSGNLEPFSMDLKHALQQTLIKGEQAILFINTKGFAPFVLCRFCGFVPKCQNCNNSLTFYNQKQILKCNYCGYQKDFTIQCSNCHKKTVKALGVGIEYIQNHLQKNFPKTKIITLDSDNVTHLAQYEKLWYDFQEQKADILLGTQMIAKGLDFHQVTLVGILMADTLLKIPTFKAAEKTFQLLIQAAGRCARKKEGQVIVQSYNLEHFAIKKAVLYDEVNFLKQLLQERLMTQTPPFGYLSKILIAHKNFKKTFDIACQIKVILETTCSPKFKVLGPVLSMIPKKNNYYRFLLTLKYHHWPLNLEFIVTSKIQQDSFIFFDRFANLL
- a CDS encoding acetate kinase, with translation MKIMSVNSGSSSLKFQLLEMPQKDLIASGLIERIGFSNAIFTLKTKNNKETKTLEIKNHQQAIALLLDILIQNKIINQLEEIEGIGHRIVQGGELFQDATILTNEAIAKIESLCDLAPLHNPANLVSIKAFKKVLPSLFQVGVFDTTFHQTIPAVNFLYATPYSWYQKYQVRKYGFHGISYKYITEKMQHILKKKDAKLIICHAGNGVSLCAVDSGKSLDTSMGFTPLEGVPMGTRSGNIDPAVIKFIADKENKSIAAVIDDLNKKSGYLGVSGISNDARDIIAEIKKGNLQSCLSFDIQVKRIVDYIASYYVLLKGIDALVFTAGIGENSVFFRSKIINSLSILGFKLDVEKNQLQSKEGLITTTQSLIQAFVVPTNEELAIACDVLRIYNNEKNNFS
- the trhA gene encoding PAQR family membrane homeostasis protein TrhA, which codes for MKWPTKTSDKQTYGEEIANAISHGLMILLGIFTLVFFTIKINKINPSNKFIFLIFSISIIILYLMSTLNHSLSFTKAHKFFQKSDHISVYLLIWGTFVPILLLLKELQVPLIEDCKITKGNFLFICQCLLVFLGILAKILWFEKGKYVHLVLYVLLGWSGLLFVDELIKPNNKNLFICIFLGGCFYSGGIWFFIKDHKKYFHFIWHLFVILGTCFHAVGIYLLLKKL